The following are encoded in a window of Magnolia sinica isolate HGM2019 chromosome 11, MsV1, whole genome shotgun sequence genomic DNA:
- the LOC131218948 gene encoding uncharacterized protein LOC131218948, with protein MWSSLMISWIYLQSNPIARWHICQGSINSISFSTDGTYLATVGRDGYLRVFDYSKEQLICGGKSYYGALLCCAWSSDGKYILTGGEDDLVQVWSMEDRKVVAWGEGHNSWVSGVAFDSYWSSPTSDVTGENVMYHFSSVGQV; from the exons ATGTGGTCTAGTTTGATGATTTCTTGGATTTACTTGCAGAGTAACCCAATTGCAAGATGGCACATTTGCCAAGGTTCAATCAACAGTATTTCTTTCTCGACAGATGGAACATATTTGGCCACTGTTGGAAGAGATG GTTACCTGAGAGTATTTGACTACTCTAAAGAACAGTTAATTTGTGGCGGAAAAAGCTATTACGGTGCTTTATTGTGTTGTGCCTGGAG CTCTGATGGAAAATACATTTTGACTGGTGGTGAAGATGATCTAGTACAAGTTTGGAGTATGGAAGATCGGAAGGTTGTAGCATGGGGCGAGGGACACAACTCATGG GTTAGTGGAGTTGCTTTTGACTCATATTGGTCATCGCCAACTTCAGATGTCACAGGAGAAAATGTCATGTACCATTTCAGTTCTGTTGGTCAGGTATAG